The DNA window TGATGGCGCGGGTGGAGTTTTTACGAAAAAGATTTAAGAGAGCGGTAAAGCGATTTTTACTCTAACAGTTTTTTGGAGTACGCAAAATAGTTATGACAAATTATGACAAAGTTCGCTATTGCTTTAAGATATGTCGAAAAATTATAATTGAGTTTAGTTGATAGATACTTTTCTATACTAGATCCTCGCTAATAGAAAGCGGAGTGAAACGATAATGCAGCCTCAAGCACAGGCACCAGCTGTCAACGCGAATATTGGACAAGCGGTGGCATTGCCGCTGGCAGTGCGGCTAGGGCAGGCCCTGGCTCCGCTCTTGCTCGCAACGGCCGACTATTTTGCGGTCGTTGCGGCCATTTATAGCGCTGCCTGGCTGCGGGGAACATTTTTGCCAAAACTATTACCCGCACTCCTGCCGTTTCACAACGGCTATACTTACATATATTTTGTAATTCCCGTTGTGTATTTGACATTTATTGCGGCTCAAGGCCTGTATACCAAGCGCCTGCCCTTCTGGCAGGGAGCAGGGCTGTTATTCAAGGCATGCAACTATGTTATCATATTAGTCATTGGAATTGTATATTTTTTAAAAACCGGGCGATAGTGTCAAGACATTGTAGGATTTTTTTAAAAGACATACAATCCTTGGCGAGTTAACATAATTTTAGGCATAAGCAAGCGAAAGCTCCCTCAGGGCCTTATACAAAAAGCTTTTCGGCCCCCTCAGTATAGGTATATTATCATGTTTTTCCCCGGTTACTTTTACTTTCTTCTGCCGCTGCGCTTCAACAGTTTCCGCTGAGCTTGTTATCATCGCCTCAATTTTGTAATCTGTGCTTTGCTGTCTTAGATATTCTTCTGCCACCGCTTGGCCGTTTGCCTGACATACGCGTATGTATGCCATATGCTTGGCGCCTTCTCGGCTCCACCCCATCGGCCGGCTGCTCATGCGCGCCGATAATACGTGACTGATATGCCCTTCAGCACTGCATTTTATCTCTTTGTAACTGTATATTCTGGTTATTCCTTCCCAGTTGCTTCGAATGTAGCCCCAGGATTGTATAATTGCCTGTTTACGGCTTGCCGTTGTCGCGCTTTTTAATAGCTTTTCAATGACTTCTTGCGCTTTTTCAAAGTTGCCAAAACGCAATGCTCCTAGCAGTGTTTTACTAAGTTCTTTGTTGCCTCCTACAGCTTGCCGAACATATTTCATTAAATGAAATTTATCCAGAATAAATTCTGCTTTCGGAAAAACAATTCGGGCACACTGGATCCAGGCAGCGCCATCACCTATTACATAGATCTTTTCGATACGGTCAAGGTCATAACGCTTGTTTGCTTCTTCCCACACATATTCCCAAAATTCATCTGCTTCTTTATCCACACTGCTTAGATAAACCGGATTTTTTAACGCCCGTCGCCCATCTTTTTCTTCCCAGCCCTCATGCATATATACCAGGCGTGTCAGAACAGGATCAGGCTTGACTTATTTGAAAAATTGACTTGTTTTCACGGCAGCAATTAAGAACGGAGGGAGCACTATGG is part of the Sporolituus thermophilus DSM 23256 genome and encodes:
- a CDS encoding ISLre2 family transposase → MTRLVYMHEGWEEKDGRRALKNPVYLSSVDKEADEFWEYVWEEANKRYDLDRIEKIYVIGDGAAWIQCARIVFPKAEFILDKFHLMKYVRQAVGGNKELSKTLLGALRFGNFEKAQEVIEKLLKSATTASRKQAIIQSWGYIRSNWEGITRIYSYKEIKCSAEGHISHVLSARMSSRPMGWSREGAKHMAYIRVCQANGQAVAEEYLRQQSTDYKIEAMITSSAETVEAQRQKKVKVTGEKHDNIPILRGPKSFLYKALRELSLAYA